The following is a genomic window from Thermotoga sp..
AACCCAACCTGTTATTACTGCAACCTGTTCAAAAAAGAAGTACTTCCGAAAAAAGATTTCCAGGAGATCCTCGCACCGAACTTCGTCCTGGCGGAAATCTACGCCACCGATGAGAAGACAACGCTCTTTGCAGAAGAAGTTTTAAAAGAACCTCCTCTTTCCTACAGAGAGCTCTTTCAGGGGTTTGGGGTAAGGGGAACACCCACCTTCTTTTTCTTCAAAGGAAAAGATGGCCTTGGCTATCTTCCCGGCTTTGTGAAAAAAGACACTTTTATAAAGATACTGAAATACGTCGCTCAGGAGTTGAAAGAAGATTTCCAGTCTTACATATAAGGAGAACGATCCGTTCGTGGGAGAACCGATGATCATCGGAGTTTCGAAGGAGGATGCAGAGTTCGTTCTGGAGAAAGACGAAAGCGCCGTGAGGGTGATATCTCTTCCAGATGAGGTGAGAAAAGACAGAATATA
Proteins encoded in this region:
- a CDS encoding thioredoxin fold domain-containing protein, with translation NPTCYYCNLFKKEVLPKKDFQEILAPNFVLAEIYATDEKTTLFAEEVLKEPPLSYRELFQGFGVRGTPTFFFFKGKDGLGYLPGFVKKDTFIKILKYVAQELKEDFQSYI